The Natronoarchaeum philippinense genome includes the window CGAGTCGTACGTCGAGACGCTGTTAGACGCCGGCTATCGGGTCGCCATCGCCGATCAGGTCGAGGACCCCGACGGGGTCAGCGGCGTCGTCGAGCGCGCCGTCACCCGCATCGTCACGCCGGGAACGTTGACCGAGGACGAACTGCTCGACACCGACGACAACAACTTCGTCGCGGCGCTTGCCGCCGACGGGAGCCAGCACGGCCTCGCGCTGCTGGACGTTTCGACGGGCGAGTTCTACGCGACCGCGGTCGACGCCGACGCCGCGCTGCGCGACGAGATCAGCCGGTTCGATCCCGAGGAGGCCATCGTCGGTCCCGGCGCTTCCGGCGATCCGTTCCCGGACGGCTGCATGGTGACGCCGCACGACGAGCGCACGTTCGAGTTCGACGCCGCCGCCGAGCGCGTCGAGGCGTACTTCGGTGCGCCCGACGCGCTGCTGGCCAGCGACGTGGAGGTGCGGGCCTGCGGCGCGTTGCTCGCCTACGCCGAGTACACCCGCGGCGGCCGCTACACCGAGTTACACCCCGACATCACTACCGACGACGCGGACGCCGAGGAGGGAGGTGGCAGTGACGCCGACGGTGCCGACGCCGGCAGTGACGACGCCGACGGGGACGATACTGACGCCGACGACGCCGCTTCGGCGTCCGACGAGACGGTCGGCTCGCTCGACTACATCAACCGACTCACCCGCTACGACCCGCGGGAGTACATGGTCCTCGACCGGGTTGCGATCCGCAGCCTCGAACTGTTCGAGCGCCGGACGGTCCACGACAGTGCCGGACCGGCGCTGATCGACGTGCTCGACGAGACTTCCTGTGCGATGGGAAGCCGGACGCTCAAAGACTGGCTGCGCCGCCCGCTAATCGACCGCGAGACGATCGAGGCCCGCCACGACGCCGTCGAGGAACTCGTCAGCGGACTCCAGCGCCGGGAAGCCGCCGCCGACCTGCTGCGGGACGTGTACGACATCGAGCGTCTGATCGCCCGCGTTGCTCGGGGGCGGGCCAACGCCCGCGATCTGCGCTCGCTCAAGGACACGCTCGACGTGGTTCCGGAACTCCGCGACGTGCTCGACGGCGTCGAGTGCGACCGGCTGGTCGACGTCCGCGAGCGCCTCGACGAGATGGAAGACGTCCGCGAACTGATCGGCGACGCGATCCAGCCCGATCCGTCGATCGAAGTCACTGAGGGCGGCGTCATCCGCGAGGGGTACAGCGACGACCTCGACGATCTACGGGAGACTGAACGGACAGGTAAACAGTGGATCGACGACCTCGAAGTCAACGAGCGCGAGCGCACCGGCGTCGACTCGCTGAAGGTCGGCCACAACTCGGTCCACGGCTACTACATCGAGGTGACGAATCCGAATCTCGACGCCGTTCCCGAGGACTACCAGCGCCGCCAGACGCTGAAAAACTCCGAGCGCTTCTACACGCCCGAACTCAAGGAGCGAGAAGACGAGATCATCAGCGCCGAGCAGCGCGCCGACGATCTGGAGTACGAACTGTTCCGAGAGGTCCGGTCGTCGGTCGCCGAGGAAGCCGAACGCGTGCAGGCGCTGGCGGCCACGCTCGCGGAACTGGACGCGCTCGTCTCACTCGCCACGGTCGCCGCCCAGCACGACTACTCGCGGCCGGAGCTCGGCGCCGACGGCATCCGGATCGAGGCTGGCCGCCATCCCGTCGTCGAGCGCACCGAGGAGCGGTTCGTCCCGAACGACGCCGGACTCGGGCCAGCGGGAGACTTCGCCATCCTCACGGGACCGAACATGTCGGGCAAGTCGACGTACATGCGCCAAGTGGCGCTGATCGTCGTGCTCGCCCAGTTGGGCAGTTTCGTCCCCGCCGAGCGCGCCGAAATTCGGCTGGTCGACCGGGTGTTCACACGGGTCGGCGCCAGCGACGATATCGCTAGCGGGAAATCGACGTTCATGGTCGAGATGACCGAACTCGCGGAGATTCTCGACGGCGCAACCGAGCGCTCGCTGGTCCTGCTCGACGAGGTCGGCCGCGGCACCAGCACCGCCGACGGGCTGGCTATCGCCCGCGCCGTCACCGAGTTCGTCCACGACGAGATCGGCGCGACGACGCTGTTTGCCACCCACCACCACGATCTGACGACGATCGCCGACGACTTCGAACGGGTCGAGAACCTGCACTTTGCCGCCCGCCGGGATGGGGGGACCGTTTCGTTCGACCACGAACTCAGCGACGGCCCGGCGACGGCGTCCTACGGCGTCGAGGTCGCCAAGATGGCCGGCGTGCCGGATGCCGTCGTCGAGCAAGCGCGCGACCTACTCGACGAGGACGCCGAGTCGCAGTCACAACCGACCGCTGACGCCGCAGACGAGCCCGCCGACGAACCGCCGTTCGCGGAGGGACGGGGCGACGCCGCGATCCGGCAGGCCGTCGGCGACGGCGGCGGCCCGCTCCCGGAAGGCGTCGCAGCGAAGCTCCGGAACGCGAATCTCGCCGACACGACGCCGCTGGAGGCCCTGCAGTTGCTCGACGAACTCCAGCGCGAACTCGAAAACTGACTCTCTCCTCGCCGCTACTCGCTCGGTTCCGGCGTCAGCGAGACGAACTCCAGCCCGTTTCGTTCGAGCAGTTCCCGCGCGCGATCGGTCACCGACGGCGCGACGAGCAACCCTCGAATTTCGGCGTCGTCGTGGAGGTCACGCTGTAGGGCGTCGACGTAACGCCCGAGTTGGCCGACGGCATCGGGTCCGACGCGCTTTCGCTTGAGTTCGACGGCGACCGTTCTACTGCTTCGATCCTCGCCGTAGATGTCGATCGCGCCGGCGGTCGTCTGGCGCTCGGTCGCAAGCGGCGTGAAGCCGACTTCGAGCAGTTCGGGGTCGTCGAGGATGCGCTCGCGGAGGTCTTCTTCAGTGCCCGAGATGGCGAGTTCGCTCCCGTCGTCGACGACGAACGCAGAGACCTGCGTGACGCGCTCGAACCGAACGTCGAGGCGCTCCTCGGGCGTCGACCGGCGGCTCCGA containing:
- the nucS gene encoding endonuclease NucS; amino-acid sequence: MTATEDRRSARADTLVDPAPEQARARVAEGIEAGAMITVFGRCTVEYDGRASSTLGPGDRHVMLKPDGSILVHTDEGQQPVNWQPPGCTQEAELDDGALRIRSRRSTPEERLDVRFERVTQVSAFVVDDGSELAISGTEEDLRERILDDPELLEVGFTPLATERQTTAGAIDIYGEDRSSRTVAVELKRKRVGPDAVGQLGRYVDALQRDLHDDAEIRGLLVAPSVTDRARELLERNGLEFVSLTPEPSE
- the mutS gene encoding DNA mismatch repair protein MutS; the encoded protein is MDAALGPPEAMADRREDLTPMMAQYHDLCARYDDSLVLFQVGDFYEAFCGAAETISRLLEITLTKREDSTGTYPMAGIPIDNAESYVETLLDAGYRVAIADQVEDPDGVSGVVERAVTRIVTPGTLTEDELLDTDDNNFVAALAADGSQHGLALLDVSTGEFYATAVDADAALRDEISRFDPEEAIVGPGASGDPFPDGCMVTPHDERTFEFDAAAERVEAYFGAPDALLASDVEVRACGALLAYAEYTRGGRYTELHPDITTDDADAEEGGGSDADGADAGSDDADGDDTDADDAASASDETVGSLDYINRLTRYDPREYMVLDRVAIRSLELFERRTVHDSAGPALIDVLDETSCAMGSRTLKDWLRRPLIDRETIEARHDAVEELVSGLQRREAAADLLRDVYDIERLIARVARGRANARDLRSLKDTLDVVPELRDVLDGVECDRLVDVRERLDEMEDVRELIGDAIQPDPSIEVTEGGVIREGYSDDLDDLRETERTGKQWIDDLEVNERERTGVDSLKVGHNSVHGYYIEVTNPNLDAVPEDYQRRQTLKNSERFYTPELKEREDEIISAEQRADDLEYELFREVRSSVAEEAERVQALAATLAELDALVSLATVAAQHDYSRPELGADGIRIEAGRHPVVERTEERFVPNDAGLGPAGDFAILTGPNMSGKSTYMRQVALIVVLAQLGSFVPAERAEIRLVDRVFTRVGASDDIASGKSTFMVEMTELAEILDGATERSLVLLDEVGRGTSTADGLAIARAVTEFVHDEIGATTLFATHHHDLTTIADDFERVENLHFAARRDGGTVSFDHELSDGPATASYGVEVAKMAGVPDAVVEQARDLLDEDAESQSQPTADAADEPADEPPFAEGRGDAAIRQAVGDGGGPLPEGVAAKLRNANLADTTPLEALQLLDELQRELEN